From Triticum aestivum cultivar Chinese Spring chromosome 7B, IWGSC CS RefSeq v2.1, whole genome shotgun sequence:
TTATTTGAACTCATCACGCCGGTTCATCTGCGGGCCAACCGGGCAAGTGGTTGACAAGATCAGTGGACAGGTGTACCACTCCGCCCATCTGTGCTGCAATTAATGGACATGACCAAATGTACTAGCTTTCATATAGGCAGTAGCCATTGTATATGCAATGCGTGGTTCATCTGGTGCCATAGATTTCAAAATCAAAACTAGATACGATACGTAGCTGGGTTTTTTCAAAATTTGAACCATTGTTTTGGAGGGAAACCATAATTTTGGGGCCTCTATTTATGGACGTGGCGCGGACACTCCAGAAAATCATTCTATCAGTGAGTAGGGGATGGCGCCCAGCAGCGACGCCAGCAGCACGGGTTTCCCAGCTTCCCAGCTCACGGAGGCATCCGGTTCAACATTGACACTTGGTGGGGTGCAGGTTAGAGCATGTATCTCACTGTTAAAACTTACCGTCTCAGTCCTTAGAAATGATTTGGTCTTCTAATATGTTCTCCCTATGCATCATCAGGTCATTAGTGCTGCCGTAGGTCTCGATGATCTCGTGTTCCATGATCCGTCGTCGGACATAGAAATAGCCAGTGATGAGGTTGTTTGTTTTTTGCGCAGACTTGGCATTAACAAAAAAGTTCATTTTTTCGTTAGAAATATCATTCAGAACTCCATCTGGTTGCTAATTGCAGGATAGCGTTATTGGACAAGGGCCAGCAATGCCGATGGATCAAAAAAATCATCAAGAGAACGTGCCGTCTGTGAGTGATTCTTTATGTTGCATTTTTATTCCGCTATAAGCATTATGCTTGTGAGAGCTCCGAATGCAAAAATATCTAACTGGGTTTACAACTGCATTGTGAGCAGGTGGATCTTACCGTGCAGCTGCCGTTGTGCTTGATTGAAGACGAGGCAGCAGACTTCGATCCTTGCATGGCACATGCAAAGGAAAGCGTTGCATGCGTGCTGGCTGATGGGGACCACATGTCAGCTACTGGGCCTTGCGACGACGGTGGTGAAGAAGACGACGCTGAAAGCCCTCCATGCAAGCGTGCCAAGATCTAGATAAGTTAGAGCAAAAAAATGTATCACTTGAGGAGATTGCAAGAAAATGTATCAGTTCCCGTGCTTAAAAATTAATTTGGATCATCTTCTTTCGCATGATTTGTGTGACCTATCTGTCGAGTGTTACTGTTTGAAAAAATTTGCGTAATTACTTGTACACGTGCCAACAAAAAAAACAATGAGTATATTACTGCTTAAAAGATTATGCTTATGGTGTTAGCATAATGTGATTATCGATGAGTATATTTCTAGTTAGGTGGTGCTCTCTCATTTGTTCGGTGAGGTGGGGTGAATAAACCAATTGGGGCTTCGGCTTGTGGACATGGCTTGACGCATGCGTGGACACACTGGCGCCCACTAGGTTAAAAAACAATTCGAGGCACAGGGACCCGTCTGGCCGGAGCAGGTCTATATATGTACTGCTCGCATTGGGGGGGAGGAGATTAAACGCAGAAGCAAAGCACATCTCTCCGGAGCTGGGCGGAACAGCAGGAACCCAAGGCAAAAGGTACTAGCTGTTCGTTGTTCATCTCCTGTCCATATCACCTTGGCTCCTCTCTTCTCTTCTTGGTGTTCTTACGCAAGTGTTCTTCTTGAAACAGATTTGCTGGGAGGATGGGTCGCAGACCAAGGTACTGTTCACCTGCGGCGCCGCCGGATGTGCCGTCTTCCTCTACAATGGTGGCTACGAAGAAGGTTCCCGTCCTAAACACAGCCTACAACGCGGGTATGCTTCACTCCATCGCGGGTGACTGGAACCCGAACATGAAAGTTGTGTTCAAGGGCGCGGGGATAGATGAGTTGTGCAAAATCAAGCTCCTAGGCAATAACAATCGTATCTTCTCCATGTCTCTTCTGTCACGCATAGATCCAAAAAACATGAAGATGGACATGGGGGATGGTAACTTTGTAGAGATAAATGGTAGGGAGGTTTCCAAATGCCTAGGACTAGAGCCCTGTGGTAGGAAGATAGATATTCCCGGTGGTGCTTGCTTGGCAGACCGGGGAGCCTTGCTAGCAAGGTTGCATGACATTTTAGATACACAAATGCACAAGGCATGCAAGATCCCGATTGTGGAAATAAAGAATATAGTGCAAACTGCAAGCAAGGTAGCAATAGTTGGCGCAGAGAAGGAGAAGATGATGGCGGCATGTACAATCATAGCTGCCTCGACTTTTCTTGTTCCAAAAGGAGCCCATCCGAAAATTTCGTACGAGCTGCTGCCAGTTCTTGCTGACCCAAGTCACATATCAGACTATGATTTTTGTGATTATGTGGTCGAGGGGTTGAGAGAGGCTGCAACCAAGCTGAGGGAGGATCTTCTCCATGACCCTTCTCAGTTAATCCTCCAGGGGTGTCTTGTTATACCGCAGGTTAGTTTAAGTTCTTGTTTTTGATGCATCTTTATTTTTTCCCATGATTTCATGCGGCCTCGCTTGCAAATGACAAGTTTTGCTTGCTTCTCTTGCCAAAAATGTCACACAGATAATTTTCTGTGACTACCACGAGCACGGGATGCAAGGACGTGAGGGCTTGCCACTTCCTAGGCTGGCTCACTACTCGGACACGTTCATGAGACTACAGACCAAGAAGCATGCAGCGAGGAACGGTGTGGATGCTGGCTTTGAGGTGACGTAACTAGAAAATATTCTCTTCAATGAATGCAAATTCTATCCTTTAGTATGCCGGAActgcatgtttaataaattcatttCGATTGTTCGCATGCAGGTATCAGATGTGCCTAGATCTCCGGCATTCAATGTTGCTTCCGGGAGTGCAGCTCCAGCCCAACCGTTGAACACACCAAGCCCTGGTGTGCATGCTACGGCTGCTGGATTTGGCATGGCCCAGGACAAGGAGGTGGATCCGCAGGTGTGTTACAGCTTCTTTTTTGTTCGCTTCTGTCAAGTATTGTATGGCTAGTAGTTTTTTGCAGATCCTTCCATGCGAAAGTAGACTGACAACTCTGCGTTTGTCCATGTGTAGATTCTAGCGGCTCTAAGGGAAGCAGTGGAGAACCAGTTCAGAAAACGCGAGGAGGCATTTGTCAAGATGGTCGACGAGGCGAAAGATAAGGTACTGGAAGAAATACGCACGAAGGCAGCTGCAAAACGGCAGAGAGATCTAGAGGAAACTCTAGATGATTTCATTGAAAGGGTTAAGAGGCAAGCTCCAGTTGCTGCGGCATTTCCTAATGTGAGCCAGTCCCCGCATGTTCCAAGAAGGATGACAGGTATGCATCTGCGCAAGTGTACTTTCTGATTTTAGAAAGAATAAAGTGATTAGCGAGTATATAAAATGTGCATGCATATAGTTGTAGCAATGATGTGTTATTATTTTAAGGGTCTGGTTTAAAAATTAGTGTGCCATGCATGGATTAGTGTGCCATGCATAGGGGTGGGCACTTTGAAACCGAAAACCGAAAAACCAAACCGAATCGAACCTTTTAAACCGATTTGTCAGTTTATTCGGTGTTCGGTTTTATGGTTCGGTGTGAAAGCCGGCCACTATACGGTGTTCAGTGTCGTGTTCGGTTTTAATCGCTAACAAACCGAATTCACCGAAGAAACCGATCCGTACGTATCCTGGTTAGTATGTTCCTTTTTTAGGGGAAGGTTAGTATGTTCCTGTAATCGGTTGAACAGCCGGCAGGCCAATTTGCAATCGGCCCAACCCAGTAGTTGCTCCACAATTATTTTTCTTAAAAATCTACTCTGTAATGTACCGGTCCTGCCACATCTAAGCCGGCCGGCTGCTCAAAGGTACTTCGCTCCTGGCTTCTTCAAGTTCTGGTGTCTCGATGCATTCTACAAAAAAACTCTAATCTCTCTAATATAAGTAGTGCGTAAGGCCATGCTAATACATATCACTATGCTAATGATTAGTCCTTAATTTATTCCATTGAAATATTTTACTATTCTTTTGCATGCACGGCTAGTGAAAAGCTAGTGAATCCTTCCACCGAGTGTATGTATGTGCGTTCATGGAACTGATTGTTTTTTGCATTTTGTACAAAAGCCACCCCTTCTCATTAGTCGTGACACTTTGACTGGTGGCTGCATGTAATTCGGTTTTTTGGTTAACCAAACAAACCGAACCAATATATTTCGGTTAATATGGTTCGGTGTCTGAATTTTGTGTACTTATTTCGGTGGCAATTTCTTCAAAACCGAAATTCAAgaaaaccgaataaaccgaaccgtATTAACCATAAAAACCGAACGCCCAGCCCTAGCCATGCATGCAGCCTAGAGGAGGAGGGGTGGTGGATGAGGCACGAGTCTGCATGGATGTGGGCCACTAGTTTGCATGCAGGATATATTCTAATACGTCGCCAACTCTGCTTAAAGCCTGGATGCTAACAAACGGAGATCTAAATCTTTGTCTTATTCAACTAGATATTGTCACCGATCTCGCAGCAACGTCACGTGAGGCGGCGCGTTCTCTCATGGCTGTTGTGGTCCGAAACGAGGATGCAAATAAGGAACATGGTATGTTTGGTCGCGATCACGCTAACATGTTCTTCCTTTTAAAAAAGCGTATATTGCAAAGGCTGATTGCTAATTATTGTTCTAGTGCCGGAAGCGGGCCAAGCTGCTCGTCAGGGCGCGGCCATTCCAACCATCGAGTCTGCACGTGGAAAAGGTTGGTGCCAGCAAAAACGTGACATTGGTGAATTCCTTTTTTTGAAGGTTAATTAATCTGCTTCACTACGTGTTATGGTTGCAGAGCCAGTGACCCCGCTTGAGTATGATGAGCCTATGGTGCCTGATGACGAGCCGGACGATAAGCCAATGATAGAAGATGTAAAAGGCAAAGGTCCTGCCATTCAATGTAAGTGATCGTTGACTTTTACATGCTAATTGCACGGCTGGTTTGGTCAGACAAAATGAATGGCCTCATGTATACAATTTTCCGACCGCTGTGCAGTGCCTCCTCGTAGATGCACGAGACAGACTACCATGCATGAGGCCCTTGGCTGTGGTGCAAGGGATCAAGTGGTGCCTGATATGATGCATCGTGGAGATACCACCATGGGCGAAGGTTAGTGTATCCAGCTCCAAACATGTGCTACTTTTTATTTTACGTTTACTTATATCGTTAATTGGAAAATGTGTGGGTCGTGTGTAGCTGTTGCGCCGGACCTGCCGAAACAACGTATTTCCACAGTCACACCGCTAGGGAACAAGAGGCTTGCCTTACCTGGAGGTGGCCAGCAGAGTAACCCACTGCCTCTAGGTGGGTTCCAAAATTCTTCCTGTTGCATGCGTGTTTAAATTGACCTTGGGCAGGACTGACATGTTCCTCTTGCGTGCAGCGGTTGTTCCAGCAATGCCACCCCAGCCACCTGCTGCACATAATTATGGCTTTTCGCCGTTTGAGCTGGAACTTCATCACTTCTTCTACCCAGACCACGTCTGCATGGATTTATATGAGACGGTCGAAATGCTTAGCGAGCCGTCCGAACTTAGCAGGTTAGTTCCCGTTCCTGTGTTCTCCGTACGGCAGAGCGCATCCTACTGGCGCATTGATAATTTACTGTTATTTGTGATTAGCAGGACTTGGTTCGAACACTTCAATCCTACTGTCCTACGCCTGGATGGTCACAAGATCAAGTACCAGTTCAGTTTGCTTGGTGAAATGCTGTACACGGGACTCGATGCATGGGTGCGTGGGTGGAATGAGAGAGAGAGTAGGATGATGGCAAGAGTACACATGCCAAACTGGAGGGGTTTGGTTCCTCCTGATGTTGTGGTTAGTTCATTGTTAGTTCAATAAAAAAGGGACTAAGTGAAGGTCCATGATTTATGTCAACTATGCTGACCTTTCAGAAAAAATTATTGTTGGCAGCTACACATGGATAGCGTCGATTCTGCCGAGACACGCGAGCTCTTGTTGGGGCTGCTTGCTGCACCAAGGCTAGGTTTTAGGCTCAGCCTGTGCCATCTGGTACGTAGACACGTGCACACACCTGTTGCTAGCTGATTGAGTGAGTGGGTCCAGCTGATATAACTAATTCTATGGTTTGCAGATTATGATGCCAGCGTGGCTCTGGCATGCTTGGAGCTTGTACGTCTTTGACATGGAGCGCAAGATACTCAATGTGCTTGATCCGTTGTACACAGATCAGACTACGCGTGTGTATGAGATAAAACATGGTAGTACGGTGCGCACGGTTGTTAGAGCTTTGAAGATTATTGGCATGATGATGGATGACGGCTGGGATATGGACATTACCAAATGGACGGTGGTCTATAACGTGGGGATGCACGTTTCGTGCAGTGGGTAAGCAACGGTACTTGTTCATTAATTATGTTGGTTCTTAATTTTCTCGAGGAGTTGATATACTTTGAAAAATGTTGGCAGGGGTGAGACACCCGGATACATTGCGTACTACGCTGACAACTTCAACGGTTTCGGCCTCGAGGAAGATGTCCCGGTTGTAAGTTCTCTTTATTAACTATTGCACTTTCATCATTTCTCTTGTTGAAAATGTGCTTAACTCACTCCTTGACTCTATTGCTTTTCATGTGCGAGAGCAGCATGGGCTTCCACAACGTCAGAAGAGAATGCTTTACGAGACATTAGCATGCCAAGGCAACACTGCTCCTCGCCCTGGCATAATGGAGATAGTTGAGGAAGAGCAAGAATAGATTTGCACCGAATGATTGCGTCATTCGGGCATCAGTTCGTTCGTGGCAAGGTGTGCCATTTTTTGTAGCTGGCTTGCAGCCGGTTTTGTCATCCCATGAGATGTGTTGGGATTGGCATTCACATTATCGCTTGAACTTGCTTAGTTGTAATTCCTATGTGGAGTGAGTTGCCATGCACGAGGGCAACTGTATTTTGTAAACACGACTTCTGGTTGCTAATCAGCCGTGACCATACATGAGTGTGTGTTGGTTTGCATTAATTTGTTTGCAACAAATGATTGAGTATGTTAGCCTAGCTAAACATGTGGAAAAGATAATGTTGTTGTTGTCTGGGCTgtacaggggggggggggtagtctcACCAGATGCgcatgtgggggggggggtcaacaTATATAAATAGTTTCCCAGCTGAGTGGTTGGGCCCACATCCTCTTAGAGAAAAGTAGCCGTTGGGCAGGTCCTGTGCTATATAATCCTCCATCCCTTCGAGCTAGCAACGACCAGAAGAGTGAGCCATGTCTTCTTCAAATTCTGCCACCTCTAGGGCGTCTTCTTCCTCAAGGCGATCGTACGCTTGTAGCTTTAGGTCTCCGGTGAGATACAGAGTTGGCCCGATGGACTACCATCTAGCTGTGCCTTGCTGGTGTAGGCAAAGGCCGAAAGCGGCCATGTGGATCTCCTGGAGTGACGACAATCCAGGCAGGAGGTACTACACACGCGCCAAGGCAAGGGTTAGTGTTTTGAAAACTCTTCTTGTTCTACTATGAGGGCTTGAGTCTTGGTCTGTCAACTTGTCTTGTGGCAATGTTGTTGCAGATGGGGGGGGTGCGAGTTCTACGCTTGGCACGATGATCCTATTGAAGATGAATTCCTGAAACAACTATTAATCGATCTGCGGGACAAGGTTTGTATGCTTGAACGGATGAATGACGAGCTCCGTTCGGAAGCAAAGACAGTCCAACATTTTCAAGAAAGAAGTCAGGAGATTGCAAAGCAAGTCCCAGCGCGAAACCTTGCCAGACAGCACAGTGGGTACGTGCTGAAAGTTGTTGTGTGTGTTCTTGTGGTGGCACTTGTTTACAAGGTGTTGTGCATGTAGATGCAGATCGGTTGGCCTTGTGAACTACCTAGATCAATTTGCGAATATTTATAAAAAATGTATCCCTGCCTTAGTGAGGCTTATGTTATTGAAGCATTCAAAGGTGAAATAATGCAATTGTTTCCGTAATGAAAGTGgctaaatccagaaaattattcaGGTGCAGTTCTGTCTTCTTCATTTAGGTAGTAAAAAAATACATCTAGTTGGGGGAATGACTCTCAAATGATGTTCTTAAATAAGTGAAAGCATCAACCGATGCTGTTTCGAAACTGCTCGTCTTTCTAGCTGCCCTAAAGAACAAGGAACGTTCCTTTGATTGCTTCGAGTGAATCGTGTGCCGCCTTGGTTTGGTTCCCTTGCATCCGCATCAGCTCGTAAAGCATGAGGTTGCTGTGTGATGCCAACGTCTCCTAAAAATTACAGAATTGTATTGGCAAAACAGAAATGAGCAGATGTAGATGGCTTTAGTATGTTCGACTAGAAATCGAAATAATTACTTTGGTCAGCGGGATTTGTAGTCTGTCACCGTCGAAATTCCTAGCAAAGAAAGTAGCACCCAAGCCAGTTTCATCTCTAGAAAAAAAATAGATCGGCGGGCAATCAAAATCAGGGTGTAAACAGTAGCAAAACTGAAAAATAAGAGTGACTACAATGGAAAGGGAGACATACCTCTCAATTTTTTCCCGCATTATGATCGGGAATGTGCGTCCCCAGTTAGTGGAATCACAGTACCAAGAACTGAAGAAACTATGTAAACAGTTGAACAGGGCAGCATGCAGTTTGTTGCTTACAAACTCGTGCATGCTGACCCGCCTATTGCTATACACAAATGGGCCAACTGCTGGGTCTAACACAATGATCCGTTTCCGCATCATATCAAACAAATATACAGCCCATCCATCTGGAAGAATTGCTGGGATGAACCACTGCATGAAAAAGAACGTGTTACATATGTTTAGTGTTGACAAATTGCCATAAAAAATGATTTCGTAAGTGTCGTACCATTCGGCATGAAGCTGGGTTGCAAAGACCTGTTCCTTCCTGAAACCCAGTGCGAATAGATTGAACAGTCAATGGATCGGCGTTCGACAAAACAGTTGTCTGCGAAGATGATAAAAATGTGTCAGCTCTAGTAAAATGGGGTATGCATGTATGGAGCGGTAAAAAACAGTTCAATTCGAGTGGACAAGGGTGATGGGTGTCTCACAGCAAAGTCAGGCTCTATGTACTTTCTCCAGATGTTGCCAGGAGTGTCCTTAGAGCAAGACTGGTCCAGTTGGGCAAGCCTCCGAAAGATAGCAGTACATATCTCGTGTGACATTGGGTCTCCATGTGCAAGTTGTTGCTGGATTTCAATCCCTTCGATTGATATGAGCCTTGGTTTAAGGTGTAAAATCCAATTCCTACAGCAATAttaaaaaacaaatgtggttaggaTATACTATGAATTTGGGGGGTCGACGTAAATAATTGATGTGTTGGGTCTAGGTTTATCTTGCCTCTGCAAATTGGTCATGGATGCTGCTGACATCCAGTCTCGTATAGCCCTAAGCGCATTTTCTGGAGGGGGCGGGGGTACCGAACCAGCAACCCATGGGTCCCTCCCAAAGTTGCACTGTGCCAGGTCAATCTTCACAGGTGCTCCATCTGTTGTTGCACCAAACAAGATCGTCGTGGGTGCTGGACGGATCTCGGCATAATAAGTGACAAGGACGGCTGTTAGATCATCATACATTGACAGGATGCTGCTAGCGATGTCCATAACTATAGAATCTTGGGCTATTGGTCTctgtttttggcaaaggtcatcttctccaatggaggctgGTAAACAAAGTCTCTTAGATGGACCGGACTGCATACTTGATGATAGGCTTCCATCCCTTTTCCTAGAAACAGAACTAGTAGCAGACACTTGACCTGAAAAATTGTGTAAGCTATGAGGTGGGGATGCATATGAAAAATGGTTGGGATTGTGATAACTGGGATTGTATCGAAACACACCTTCTGGCATTCCTGGTGCAGGAAGGCGTGGTCCAATCTTGGTGACTAGTGGAGTGCTTAGCTGTTCAGTTGATGGAGTTGGGGGCGGTTCGTGTATGGTTTTGTCTTCGCTCTTGAGGACACACATTTTCCGTCCGTGTGCTTTACAACATGTACACATTTCTCCGAGGCACGCCATTAGCTTGTCAGTGAATGTGAACATGTTTGATTGGAACGCTTGCCGCATTTCCGATATGTTTGCCAGGCCGCGTGCATTTTGTTcccggaggagaatgccaagtttcTGTGCTGACTATGGATTTTAGTACAAAGAAAATGGAAAATCATGTTAGCAAGTTCCGACCTTTTCAGTATCAGGAGTGCAACAAAAATTTGGTTGACAAAGGAAACAAAAATATGAGAAAACCAACAAAATTGTGGATGGTACTTACTATGGTGGGGTACCGCGATCGTATATAGTTTGAAAACTCTTGCGGGCCATTCTTCGTGTAAGTAGATCGCAACATTGGCGAGCATGGAGTACTTGCTCTTTTCGGGGTGAAAGCTGGTTTGGCAATCTTTCCTGTGCCTGCAACATTTACATGTGACTCAATACCCCCTGCAGGCGTATCATCCCTGACCTGATTTCCATAAACATAGTTAGTCCTGGATGAGAAAATGAAGAAAATTTGTCTTGTGGGTTGCGTATGCCGTTGgaaaattgaagaataagttcaAACGTACCTTGCCACCGCTGAAAGTGACTTCACCACTTGGGATGTTTACTGTGATTTGCTCGACCATCTTTTTCATTGACTCATAATCATACAAGCCTATCCTTGGTGTTACTCCGTGTTGCTTGTTTAGTAGACCGAGCTCTAAGTTGTCGAGAACAAACACCTGTTTTGCAGCAAAACATATGGGCATGAATGAATCCTGTTTTAAAAATGTAAAAAATGAATTTGTTTGCTAAAGAAATTACTTGCCTGCAGAAACAGATGGCATCCAACTATATGTATGGTTGGGTTCCTCTTTGAAACATCGGTTTTGAACTTCCTAACTGCTTGTAACAAATTCTTCAGCACATATGCCCCCCA
This genomic window contains:
- the LOC123158799 gene encoding uncharacterized protein, with protein sequence MKKMVEQITVNIPSGEVTFSGGKVRDDTPAGGIESHVNVAGTGKIAKPAFTPKRASTPCSPMLRSTYTKNGPQEFSNYIRSRYPTISAQKLGILLREQNARGLANISEMRQAFQSNMFTFTDKLMACLGEMCTCCKAHGRKMCVLKSEDKTIHEPPPTPSTEQLSTPLVTKIGPRLPAPGMPEGQVSATSSVSRKRDGSLSSSMQSGPSKRLCLPASIGEDDLCQKQRPIAQDSIVMDIASSILSMYDDLTAVLVTYYAEIRPAPTTILFGATTDGAPVKIDLAQCNFGRDPWVAGSVPPPPPENALRAIRDWMSAASMTNLQRNWILHLKPRLISIEGIEIQQQLAHGDPMSHEICTAIFRRLAQLDQSCSKDTPGNIWRKYIEPDFATTVLSNADPLTVQSIRTGFQEGTGLCNPASCRMWFIPAILPDGWAVYLFDMMRKRIIVLDPAVGPFVYSNRRVSMHEFFLQFLVL
- the LOC123158798 gene encoding uncharacterized protein; protein product: MGRRPRYCSPAAPPDVPSSSTMVATKKVPVLNTAYNAGMLHSIAGDWNPNMKVVFKGAGIDELCKIKLLGNNNRIFSMSLLSRIDPKNMKMDMGDGNFVEINGREVSKCLGLEPCGRKIDIPGGACLADRGALLARLHDILDTQMHKACKIPIVEIKNIVQTASKVAIVGAEKEKMMAACTIIAASTFLVPKGAHPKISYELLPVLADPSHISDYDFCDYVVEGLREAATKLREDLLHDPSQLILQGCLVIPQIIFCDYHEHGMQGREGLPLPRLAHYSDTFMRLQTKKHAARNGVDAGFEVSDVPRSPAFNVASGSAAPAQPLNTPSPGVHATAAGFGMAQDKEVDPQILAALREAVENQFRKREEAFVKMVDEAKDKVLEEIRTKAAAKRQRDLEETLDDFIERVKRQAPVAAAFPNVSQSPHVPRRMTDIVTDLAATSREAARSLMAVVVRNEDANKEHVPEAGQAARQGAAIPTIESARGKEPVTPLEYDEPMVPDDEPDDKPMIEDVKGKGPAIQLPPRRCTRQTTMHEALGCGARDQVVPDMMHRGDTTMGEAVAPDLPKQRISTVTPLGNKRLALPGGGQQSNPLPLAVVPAMPPQPPAAHNYGFSPFELELHHFFYPDHVCMDLYETVEMLSEPSELSRTWFEHFNPTVLRLDGHKIKYQFSLLGEMLYTGLDAWVRGWNERESRMMARVHMPNWRGLVPPDVVLHMDSVDSAETRELLLGLLAAPRLGFRLSLCHLVRRHVHTPVAS